The following coding sequences are from one Schizosaccharomyces osmophilus chromosome 1, complete sequence window:
- the pac1 gene encoding double-strand-specific ribonuclease Pac1, producing MAKRHRTDDSDSDSNDSASYYHRKRKHSHRPRDYHGPAKNVCILERKTQKLTSLIKHYLEESKRSTKDDITAVLPGYAYGSLEGLYEILKSRNSNLQSGTSKPPNLPTYEVNPSLPVSENNTANQEQEEGEYPPPLPDLHSDKLRRQVFTHISRAYELYPNQSNPSELLDIHNERLEFLGDSFFNMFTTRIIFKSFPQMDEGNLSKLRAKFVGNECADQFARLYGFDKRLVLSYSAEKDQLRKSQKVIADTFEAYVGALILDNQEETAFNWIRQLLDPKIKSTIVQGPIDKLAKSKLFHKYSTQGHIEYRWVDGAGGSSEGYIIACIFNGKEIARAWGANQKDAGSRAAMEALKVLPKGR from the coding sequence ATGGCGAAAAGACATAGAACTGATGATAGTGATTCGGATTCAAACGATTCCGCTTCCTATTATCAccggaaaagaaaacattctCATCGCCCCCGAGATTATCATGGACCCGCAAAGAATGTCTGCATTCTTGAAcgaaaaactcaaaaattAACATCACTTATTAAACattatttggaagaatcaaaacGATCTACCAAAGATGATATCACTGCCGTCCTACCTGGCTATGCTTATGGTAGTTTGGAAGGTCTTTatgaaatattaaaaagtCGTAACAGCAATTTACAGTCAGGTACTTCAAAACCCCCGAATTTACCTACTTATGAAGTGAACCCTTCTTTACCTGTTTCTGAAAATAATACAGCTAAccaagaacaagaagaaggagaatACCCTCCACCCCTACCAGATCTGCATTCAGACAAGCTTCGAAGACAAGTTTTTACCCATATTTCGCGAGCCTATGAACTCTACCCAAACCAGTCAAATCCTAGCGAGCTTCTTGATATTCATAACGAAAGGCTCGAATTCCTTGGCGATagtttcttcaatatgTTTACCACGAGAATAATTTTCAAGTCATTTCCTCAAATGGATGAGGGCAATTTATCGAAACTTCGAGCCAAGTTTGTAGGAAACGAATGTGCTGATCAGTTTGCTCGATTGTATGGTTTTGACAAAAGGCTTGTACTAAGCTATTCTGCCGAAAAAGATCAACTTCGAAAATCACAGAAGGTGATTGCAGATACTTTCGAAGCTTACGTTGGTGCATTAATTCTTGACAATCAAGAAGAGACTGCATTCAATTGGATACGACAGCTACTTGATCCTAAAATAAAGAGTACTATTGTTCAAGGGCCTATAGATAAACTTGCCAAGTCAAAGCTATTTCACAAATACAGCACCCAAGGTCACATAGAGTATCGTTGGGTCGATGGAGCAGGAGGTTCTTCTGAAGGATATATAATAGCGTGTATATTTAACGGTAAAGAAATTGCTCGAGCTTGGGGAGCAAACCAAAAGGATGCTGGTTCACGAGCCGCTATGGAAGCTTTAAAGGTTCTTCCAAAAGGAAGGTGA
- the asn1 gene encoding asparagine synthetase — protein sequence MCGILAVHRVAEDIEAFKPKALYLSKQLRHRGPDWSGKAIRNKTILCHERLAIVGVDSGAQPITSEDGKLVLSVNGEIYNHLQLRQSLKNSYNFRTHSDCEVILYLYQEHGAACADLLDGMFSFVLYDQNKDKVVAARDPIGITTLYQGFNSQSPETVHFASELKALHPVCDKIIAFPPGHYYDSETNQAVRYFNPSWWDEDRIPTNPVDYKLLRDSLEAAVRKRLMAEVPYGVLLSGGLDSSLIASIAVRETEKIVNSKDTESEEARTIMSWPKVHSFAIGLPGSPDLLAARKVAEFLGTIHHEHTFTIDEGLDALRDVIFHLETYDVTTIRASTPMYLLSRKIKAQGVKMVLSGEGSDEIFGGYLYFGNAPSPADFHSECVRRVKGLHLADCLRANKSTMAWGLEARVPFLDKDFLEVTLNVDPKEKMYINGRKEKHIIRKAFDTSDEPNVKPYLPEDILWRQKEQFSDGVGYSWIDALKDTAELAVSDEEFAVPRKEWGSDIPDTKEAYWYRKMFDEIFPAQCADTVMRWIPKAEWGCPADPSGRFQASHVAHLD from the coding sequence ATGTGTGGTATTCTAGCCGTTCATCGTGTTGCTGAGGATATTGAAGCCTTCAAGCCCAAGGCTCTTTACTTGTCAAAACAATTGCGCCATCGTGGGCCAGATTGGTCTGGTAAAGCTATTCGTAACAAAACTATTCTTTGCCATGAGCGCTTGGCCATTGTCGGTGTCGACAGTGGTGCCCAACCCATTACCTCTGAGGATGGTAAGCTGGTTCTCTCTGTCAACGGTGAAATTTACAATCACCTTCAATTGCGCCAGTCTTTGAAGAACTCTTACAACTTTAGAACTCACTCCGATTGTGAAGTCATTCTGTACTTATACCAGGAACATGGCGCCGCTTGTGCTGACCTCCTCGATggtatgttttcttttgtcttGTATGACCAAAACAAGGACAAAGTGGTTGCTGCTCGTGACCCCATTGGTATTACCACTTTGTATCAAGGTTTCAACTCTCAAAGTCCCGAAACTGTGCACTTTGCTTCTGAGTTGAAGGCTTTGCATCCTGTCTGTGACAAAATTATTGCTTTCCCTCCTGGTCATTACTATGATTCGGAAACCAACCAAGCCGTTCGTTATTTCAACCCCTCCTGGTGGGATGAAGACCGCATCCCCACTAATCCCGTCGACTATAAGCTTCTTCGTGACTCTTTGGAAGCTGCTGTCCGCAAGCGTCTTATGGCCGAGGTTCCTTATGGTGTTCTTCTCTCTGGTGGTTTGGACTCTAGCTTGATTGCATCTATTGCTGTTCGCGAAACTGAAAAGATTGTTAATAGCAAAGATACTGAAAGTGAAGAAGCCCGTACTATCATGTCTTGGCCCAAGGTTCACTCCTTTGCTATCGGTTTGCCAGGCTCTCCTGACTTGCTTGCCGCTCGTAAGGTCGCCGAGTTTTTGGGCACCATCCACCATGAACACACCTTCACCATCGACGAAGGTCTCGACGCCCTTCGTGATGTTATTTTCCATCTTGAAACTTATGATGTTACTACTATTCGTGCCAGTACACCCATGTACTTGCTTTCTCGTAAAATCAAGGCCCAAGGTGTTAAAATGGTCTTGTCTGGTGAAGGTTCTGATGAAATCTTCGGCGGTTATCTTTACTTTGGCAACGCTCCTAGTCCTGCTGATTTCCATTCTGAATGCGTTCGCCGTGTCAAGGGCTTGCACTTGGCTGATTGTTTGCGTGCCAACAAATCCACCATGGCTTGGGGTCTTGAAGCTCGTGTTCCCTTCTTGGACAAGGATTTCTTGGAAGTCACTCTTAACGTTGATCCtaaagaaaagatgtaCATTAACGGCCGTAAAGAGAAGCACATCATCCGTAAGGCCTTCGATACATCCGATGAGCCAAATGTCAAACCATACCTACCCGAAGACATTCTTTGGAGACAAAAGGAACAATTTTCAGATGGTGTCGGTTACTCTTGGATTGATGCTTTGAAGGATACCGCTGAGTTGGCTGTATCAGATGAAGAATTCGCTGTACCTAGAAAGGAATGGGGCAGCGATATTCCTGATACTAAGGAAGCTTACTGGTACCGTAAAATGTTTGACGAAATCTTCCCTGCGCAATGTGCCGACACAGTTATGCGCTGGATTCCCAAGGCAGAATGGGGTTGTCCTGCTGATCCTTCTGGTCGTTTCCAGGCTTCTCACGTTGCTCACCTTGACTAA
- the orm1 gene encoding ORMDL family protein Orm1: MGSSSRRRSSSLVTKVPNPTIDDRLDQGSATNYNSNWVNYKGAWIIHIVLIAALRLVFHAVPSVSRELAWTLTNLTYMAGSFTMFHWVTGTPFEFNGGAYDRLTMWEQLDEGNQYTPARKYLLVLPIILFLLSTHYTHYNGWMFLVNIWALFMVLIPKLPAVHRKRIFGIQKFALHDDESETVSR; this comes from the exons ATGGGCAGCAGCAGTCGTAGAAGATCCTCTTCCTTGGTCACCAAGGTACCGAATCCAACCATTGATGACCGATTGGATCAAGGATCTGCCACTAATTATAACTCCAATTGGGTGAACTATAAAG GTGCTTGGATCATTCACATAGTTCTGATTGCAGCTCTCCGTCTTGTATTCCACGCAGTTCCATCCGTCTCTCGTGAGCTTGCCTGGACTCTCACCAACTTGACATATATGGCTGGATCGTTCACGATGTTTCACTGGGTAACCGGCACCCCTTTTGAATTCAATGGCGGTGCCTACGATCGACTTACAATGTGGGAACAACTTGATGAAGGAAATCAATATACTCCAGCACGGAAATATTTGCTGGTCTTGCCCATtatcttgtttcttttgagCACTCATTACACTCATTATAACGGTTGGATGTTTTTGGTCAATATATGGGCTCTTTTCATGGTATTGATTCCAAAACTCCCTGCCGTTCACAGAAAACGAATTTTCGGTATACAGAAATTTGCCCTTCATGACGACGAAAGTGAGACCGTATCTCGTTAG
- the pmk1 gene encoding MAP kinase Pmk1, producing the protein MDRRHRVYRVFNQEMYVEPNFKVVKELGQGAYGIVCAARNVASKDQEAVAIKKITNVFSKPILTKRALREIKLLIHMRNHRNITCIYDLDIINPYNFNEVYIYEELMEADLNAIIKSGQPLTDAHFQSFIYQILCGLKYIHSANVIHRDLKPGNLLVNADCELKICDFGLARGCTENADENLGFMTEYVATRWYRAPEIMLSFSSYHKGVDVWSVGCILAELLGGTPLFKGKDYVHQLNLILHQLGTPDNETLSHISSSRARDYVKSLPKQKPIPFQVNFPRANPLALDLLSKLLEFDPQRRISVEEALEHPYLAVWHDPTDEPVCDFNFDFSFESLEDIKDLKREILDEVLKFRHKVRRRTPLQPHPSISVPQSTQNIVYGNPFTNHMNGTYQQPHVGKNGSPAHLNEMMAAQHQASYRGVPPRK; encoded by the exons ATGGATCGTCGACATCGAGTATATCGAGTGTTCAATCAAGAGATGTATGTTGAACCAAATTTTAAG GTTGTTAAAGAGTTGGGTCAAGGTGCATACGGAATTGTTTGTGCGGCTCGAAACGTAGCGAGTAAAGACCAAGAGGCAGTCGCCATTAAGAAGATTACCAATGTCTTCTCTAAACCCATTTTAACAAAACGTGCTCTTCGAGAAATCAAGCTATTGATTCATATGCGCAATCATCGAAAC ATTACTTGCATTTACGATCTGGACATCATCAACCCTTATAACTTCAATGAAGTATATATTTACGAGGAATTG ATGGAAGCCGATTTAAATGCTATCATTAAGTCCGGTCAACCTTTAACAGACGCTCATTTTCAGTCTTTTATCTATCAAATTCTGTGCGGTTTGAAATACATTCATTCGGCTAATGTAATTCACCGCGATTTAAAGCCGGGTAATTTGTTAGTTAACGCAGATTGTGAACTTAAGATCTGCGATTTTGGTTTAGCTCGTGGTTGTACCGAAAACGCCGACGAAAATCTTGGTTTTATGACTGAATATGTAGCTACTAGATGGTACAGAGCTCCGGAGATTATGCTTTCTTTTAGCAGTTATCACAAAGGCGTGGACGTATGGAGTGTGGGATGCATTTTAGCTGAGCTTTTAGGTGGTACCCCTTTgtttaaaggaaaagattATGTCCATCAGCTGAATTTGATTTTGCATCAACTTGGAACACCTGATAACGAAACGCTTTCACATATTAGCAGTTCCCGCGCTCGTGATTATGTGAAAAGCCTCcccaaacaaaaaccaattccttttcaagttAATTTCCCTAGAGCAAACCCTCTAGCTCTCGATTTACTTTCGAAATTGTTGGAATTTGATCCCCAAAGGCGTATTTCTGTTGAGGAGGCTTTGGAACATCCCTATTTGGCTGTTTGGCATGATCCAACTGATGAACCCGTATGCgattttaattttgattttagCTTTGAATCTCTCGAAGACATCAAAGATCTGAAACGTGAAATATTAGACGAAGTTTTGAAGTTCCGCCATAAGGTACGTCGTCGTACCCCCTTACAACCTCATCCAAGTATTTCAGTTCCCCAATCCACTCAAAATATTGTTTATGGAAACCCTTTTACCAACCATATGAACGGCACTTATCAACAACCCCATGTTGGCAAAAATGGTAGCCCAGCCCATTTAAATGAGATGATGGCTGCTCAACATCAAGCCAGTTATCGTGGAGTTCCTCCAAGGAAATAA
- the vps15 gene encoding serine/threonine protein kinase Vps15, whose protein sequence is MGIQLSTIQTPQFHELFAEELPDYYNERSLGDSQFLRTFRILKRKGNEELIKVFVNKLPEISLTAIVNSLQEEQERILERSPNILPYTKTLVTLRAAYLMRPYVAHNLYDRISTRPFLDSAEKKWIMFQLLKGISDCHKHGICHGDIKTENVLVTTWNWVYISDFSSFKPTFLPEDNPADYSYFFDTSSRRVCNIAPERFVPNSQIRVAPLTPEMDIFSLGCVFAELLLEGSPLFTLSQLFNYKANNSYDIATVLRQIKDQDTQDMILEMLQCDPTKRDTADNYLKRFRGTVFPECFYAPLYEYCCKLLSPQTISYAEPVRNQPYIYSSRVDTIFNDLIPFDDAFSNVSNDHLLSRKMNNDFESSFIPLYTSLPDEFETTFASGKWYQLFLENLKKLMGESVHSENTRGVTTNNNSYDSDYSKASIYAASILLPIVLTALRHVRTRESKLNALRIIEILSTSIPDEVKLDTVLPFIMTLVADEFTDVRIRALITITRLVRNIRAIAPINAFLFQEYLFPDLQRYLSDPSSRCRATYASCLPELARQASKFVNLAQSLRNAGILSFPESEYENVNHGKAELLFETGRHDLVVTVERHVSMLLADGSSTVRRSLLSALPPLCVFFGKAKSNDLILSHLITYLNDTDWMLRSAFFESITGLAIFIGSRSVDEYILPLMLQALVDPEPAVLESVLESFAALIELHLFDKLVILKILHLILPFSIIPNIYTRKATLSVIYSTYKCLEEVDRQCILMPVLLPYLLSPIYDINSLEELDLFIIPMVPASVWSTLTHWFVESDNSSEFWKAVRSPNLSNNDDEIGDLQLSSERTKNGNYFISNLRPRKKLYILGHTILTSSEALELNNNDRKWIDIIQKMGIKEEHLFILGNLREYIFRTITNSGILIRKRESELAFNQSKEAPKSPLHILPEMIFWNPEAPYSPYILTENVEAVVNKYAESTHTKHSQTEDVVSPESAAYVGTDMTNAFGSTTKSLKERANDKQHHQKSKSSEANTLSEAIMHRRKPTNQRRRTDSTENSMLSTDNESSTQLIQHRMHNNDEQLSREPSVEGELIGKNKRMGKYGLTVDSKVSGLEQSSPTMSTNSNTLLGLVANELSLRDGAKKSSYTGSNPYVANYLNKIYAEAAVAAVDFGPVVAPSWASSISLRRRGKITNSNKQSNKGLQGTDWQPEGSRVTQVNLGNVKEGGMKRIIASPDSLFFVTLGLDGLVRAWQLVESDHQIPLWKCECRLAYGHTRRNGERSRFPVVNGCFMGNTYSFASVTQEGSIEVHQLDVYNQKHKIISSSRLPNMDINDSITSMESANFYDGSIRIVIVTAWSKLYYLEAGTLQSLASIQLPIDRGSATSVAVSDGCLWALIGTSKGWLLLWDLRFNILSTAWKISAKVDKIDFLTGRFRKEPAFSLFGDGINNPNIDSPSSMGLGGSSSGSSKSLRPTTPVLGNASQDVKAISTVFGCTTVSISFSRLRKDRREKTKTEDFEDNSFEEMNRLSSGVLIFDVERGKCEEMFLDNWESDVPPPFPTHQELDDANDSKLRQQSWLRDPPQNNLNDSSQEDPQVYHSGWPCLSVPVYYQKDSTITQTERKILFVVVSPGSPHAYMWDTSNPSKNLSITNITETAKISTLQNAPPVQLRTVEPSQVRPKSSGVSRPLLFLQQQKYLPNENRFYPIVDIAFLYRPYALTLLIDASGTLELWT, encoded by the exons ATGGGGATTCAATTATCGACCATACAGACACCCCAATTCCATGAGTTATTTGCTGAAGAACTTCCAGATTACTATAATGAACGAAG TCTAGGGGATTCCCAATTTCTGCGAACGTTTCGCATCCTAAAACggaaaggaaatgaagaattaatcaaagtttttgtGAATAAGTTGCCGGAAATCTCACTTACCGCCATTGTCAATTCACTACAAG AGGAGCAAGAGAGAATACTTGAAAGGTCTCCCAACATCCTCCCGTATACGAAAACGCTGGTTACATTGCGGGCTGCTTATTTAATGCGTCCTTATGTAGCACATAATTTATATGACAGGATATCTACTCGTCCATTTTTAGATTCtgcagaaaagaaatggatTATGTTTCAATTACTTAAAGGAATCTCAGATTGCCATAAACATGGGATTTGTCACGGTGACATTAAAACTGAGAACGTACTGGTAACTACATGGAACTGGGTATACATATCAGACTTCAGCTCATTCAAACCGACGTTTCTTCCCGAAGATAATCCGGCAGATTATAGCTATTTTTTCGATACTTCTTCTCGCCGCGTCTGTAACATCGCTCCTGAAAGGTTTGTTCCAAACTCACAAATTCGCGTAGCTCCCCTTACGCCAGAGATGGATATTTTTAGCTTGGGATGTGTCTTCGCTGAGCTTCTCTTGGAAGGGTCTCCACTCTTTACTCTCTCACAGCTTTTCAATTACAAGGCCAACAATTCTTACGACATCGCTACCGTTCTTCGTCAGATCAAAGATCAAGACACTCAGGACATGATTTTGGAGATGCTTCAATGTGACCCTACAAAACGTGATACAGCCGATAATTATTTAAAGCGATTTCGAGGCACTGTGTTTCCAGAATGTTTCTATGCTCCCTTGTATGAATACTGCTGTAAATTATTAAGTCCACAAACCATTTCATACGCAGAGCCCGTCCGAAATCAGCCgtatatttattcttctaGAGTGGATActatttttaatgatttaaTTCCGTTTGATGATGCTTTTTCTAATGTTTCTAACGACCATCTATTATCtagaaaaatgaataatgattttgaaagctCGTTTATTCCTCTTTATACGTCCTTGCCtgatgaatttgaaacGACATTTGCTTCGGGCAAATGGTATCAActatttttggaaaatttgaagaagttaATGGGTGAAAGTGTCCATTCTGAAAATACAAGGGGAGTTACTACAAATAATAACAGTTATGATAGCGattattcaaaagcttcaatATATGCTGCCAGCATCCTTTTGCCAATTGTTCTTACTGCTTTACGCCACGTCAGAACTAGAGAATCAAAGCTGAATGCATTAAGGATTATAGAGATATTATCCACTAGTATTCCCGATGAAGTAAAACTGGATACAGTCTTGCCTTTTATAATGACCCTTGTTGCCGACGAATTTACAGATGTGCGGATTCGAGCTCTGATAACCATTACTCGTCTCGTAAGAAATATTAGGGCTATCGCACCTATCAAtgcatttttatttcaagaatATTTGTTTCCAGATTTACAAAGGTATTTATCTGACCCAAGTTCTCGTTGTCGTGCTACTTACGCATCCTGTCTTCCAGAATTAGCGAGGCAGGCTTCTAAATTTGTAAATCTTGCTCAGTCTCTCAGAAATGCCGGAATTTTATCGTTCCCAGAATCTGAATACGAAAACGTAAATCATGGCAAAGCAGAATTATTATTTGAAACTGGACGTCATGATTTGGTTGTTACGGTAGAAAGACACGTTTCAATGTTGTTGGCCGATGGCTCATCGACTGTGCGAAGATCCTTACTAAGTGCTCTCCCACCTCTATGCgtcttctttggaaaagctAAGTCAAATGATCTGATTCTGAGTCATTTAATCACTTACCTAAATGATACTGATTGGATGCTTCGatctgctttttttgaaagcatcACTGGCCTCGCTATATTCATCGGTTCTCGCAGTGTCGATGAGTATATCTTGCCTTTAATGCTACAAGCTTTGGTCGATCCTGAACCCGCAGTGTTGGAGAGCGTATTAGAATCGTTTGCTGCACTCATTGAGCTTCACTTGTTTGACAAACTCGTTATCCTTAAGATCCTTCATCTCATTCTACCCTTTTCCATAATACCCAATATCTATACTAGGAAGGCTACCCTTTCAGTAATTTACTCCACCTACAAATGTTTGGAAGAGGTTGATCGACAGTGCATTTTAATGCCTGTGCTTCTTCCGTATTTATTGTCTCCTATTTACGACATAAATAGTCTAGAAGAACTCgatctttttattattccGATGGTGCCGGCTTCAGTTTGGTCAACACTAACACACTGGTTTGTTGAGTCTGACAACAGCTCTGAATTTTGGAAGGCTGTTCGCTCACCTAACCTTTCCAACAATGATGATGAAATAGGTGATTTACAACTGAGTTCGGAGAGaacaaaaaatggaaattatttcatttcaaattTACGACCTAGAAAGAAGCTCTATATTTTGGGACATACGATACTAACTTCATCGGAAGCACTCGAATTGAATAATAATGATCGCAAGTGGATTGATATTATTCAGAAGATGGGTATAAAGGAGGagcatttgtttattcttgGAAATCTTCGTGAATACATATTTAGAACGATTACCAACTCTGGAATTTTAATAAGAAAACGGGAAAGTGAGCTTGCTTTTAATCAATCAAAGGAAGCTCCCAAATCGCCTTTGCACATATTGCCCGAGATGATATTTTGGAATCCTGAAGCTCCTTATTCACCATATATATTAACCGAAAACGTGGAAGCAGTTGTTAATAAATATGCAGAATCCACGCACACCAAGCATTCACAAACCGAAGATGTGGTTTCACCTGAATCTGCAGCTTATGTTGGAACTGACATGACCAATGCGTTTGGATCTACTACTAAGTCgttgaaagaaagagcaaACGATAAGCAACATCaccaaaaatccaaatcttCCGAAGCTAATACTTTGTCTGAGGCAATCATGCACCGCAGAAAACCAACTAACCAGCGAAGAAGAACTGATTCCACGGAAAATTCTATGCTTTCTACTGACAACGAGTCTTCAACTCAATTGATACAACATCGAATGCATAATAACGATGAGCAACTAAGCAGGGAACCGTCTGTCGAAGGGGAATtaattggaaaaaacaagCGAATGGGCAAGTATGGCTTAACTGTTGACTCGAAGGTTTCTGGTCTAGAGCAGTCAAGTCCTACTATGTCGACAAACTCAAATACGTTACTCGGCCTTGTTGCGAACGAACTCAGTTTAAGAGATGGCGCCAAGAAATCTTCTTATACAGGAAGCAACCCATATGTAGCCAACTACcttaataaaatttatgCCGAAGCTGCAGTAGCTGCGGTCGATTTTGGACCTGTCGTCGCTCCTAGCTGGGCATCATCTATCTCACTCCgcagaagaggaaaaattACAAACTCGAACAAACAATCGAATAAAGGTTTACAAGGGACTGACTGGCAACCAGAGGGATCCCGTGTTACCCAGGTGAATTTGGGAAATGTCAAAGAGGGAGGTATGAAGCGAATCATTGCAAGCCCtgattctttgtttttcgttACACTGGGATTAGATGGGCTAGTTCGGGCATGGCAATTGGTTGAAAGTGATCATCAAATTCCGCTTTGGAAGTGTGAATGTCGATTGGCATATGGCCATACTCGTCGAAATGGAGAAAGAAGCCGGTTTCCTGTTGTCAATGGATGCTTTATGGGAAATACGTATTCATTTGCATCTGTTACACAAGAAGGATCTATTGAAGTCCATCAGCTTGATGTTTACAACCAAAAGCataaaattatttcaaGTAGCAGGCTTCCTAATATGGACATCAATGATTCCATAACATCAATGGAATCAGCAAACTTTTACGACGGAAGTATCCGCATAGTAATAGTAACTGCTTGGTCTAAGCTTTACTATTTAGAAGCAGGAACTTTGCAATCGTTGGCTTCTATACAGTTGCCAATTGACCGTGGATCGGCCACTTCAGTTGCCGTCTCTGACGGATGTCTATGGGCACTTATAGGGACTTCCAAAGGCTGGCTACTGTTGTGGGATTTGCGTTTCAATATTCTGTCAACAGCATGGAAGATATCAGCAAAAGTAGACAAAATCGATTTTTTGACAGGAAGATTCAGAAAGGAACCAGCATTTTCGCTGTTCGGCGATGGGATTAACAATCCAAACATAGACTCTCCATCCTCCATGGGACTAGGGGGAAGCTCAAGCGGAAGTTCTAAAAGTTTACGGCCGACGACACCAGTACTAGGGAACGCTAGCCAAGATGTAAAAGCTATTTCTACCGTATTTGGATGTACGACTGTGTCGATAAGTTTTAGTCGGCTGAGAAAAGacagaagagaaaaaacaaaaactgaagattttgaagataatTCATTCGAGGAAATGAATCGTTTATCATCCGGggttttgatttttgatGTCGAGCGAGGAAAATGTGaagaaatgtttttggATAATTGGGAATCCGATGTGCCGCCTCCATTTCCTACACACCAGGAACTCGATGATGCAAATGATTCGAAATTGCGCCAACAGTCCTGGCTTCGCGATCCTCCCCAAAATAACTTGAATGATTCATCCCAAGAGGATCCTCAGGTGTATCATTCAGGATGGCCATGCTTGTCAGTCCCTGTTTACTACCAGAAGGACTCAACGATAACCCAAACGGAAAGAAAGATTCTATTTGTCGTCGTCTCTCCTGGAAGTCCTCATGCCTACATGTGGGATACGAGCAATCCGTCTAAAAACCTGTCAATTACCAACATTACTGAAACAGCCAAAATTTCAACTCTGCAGAATGCACCTCCAGTACAACTACGAACAGTAGAACCGTCACAGGTCCGGCCGAAGTCCTCAGGTGTTTCTCGAccacttttgtttcttcaacagCAAAAGTATCTTCCTAATGAAAACCGCTTCTATCCCATTGTTGACATAGCTTTCCTTTACCGGCCTTATGCTCTTACACTACTTATTGACGCATCGGGGACTCTAGAGTTATGgacttaa
- the sco1 gene encoding mitochondrial copper chaperone for cytochrome c oxidase Sco1, with translation MFRRRALGPANQMASILKANVRSKVSPFQTRLDGRRMIAGKQTATQHSWRSMLSVRAATVAAVTSIGLYFYLQNEKQKAIEAKKEKALSTVGRPKLGGPFSLLNHRGERVTDQDFKGKFSMVYFGFTRCPDICPDELDKLTAAIVIVNNIVGDVLNPMFITCDPARDPPSEMAQYLADFHPKITGLTGTHDEIQDICKKFRVYFSTPKDVDPVKDDYLVDHSVFFYLMDPNGQFVEVFGRNSTAEDMARAIGSYALSWKKENKT, from the coding sequence ATGTTTCGTAGGAGAGCACTTGGCCCAGCAAACCAAATGGCCAGTATCTTGAAAGCCAACGTTCGGTCTAAAGTTTCTCCCTTTCAAACCAGGTTAGACGGCCGTAGAATGATTGCTGGAAAGCAAACTGCAACCCAGCATTCTTGGAGAAGCATGCTTTCCGTACGAGCTGCTACAGTAGCAGCCGTAACTAGTATAGgcctttatttttacctccaaaatgaaaagcaaaaggcTATAGAGgcaaagaaggaaaaggcGTTGTCGACCGTCGGTAGGCCAAAGCTCGGTGGCCCCTTTTCATTGCTAAATCACCGCGGTGAAAGAGTTACGGACCAAGATTTCAAGGGAAAGTTTTCCATGgtttattttggttttacTCGATGTCCCGACATTTGTCCTGACGAATTGGACAAACTGACTGCTGCCATTGTTATCGTCAACAACATTGTTGGAGACGTCTTGAACCCTATGTTTATCACTTGCGATCCTGCTAGGGATCCTCCCTCTGAAATGGCCCAATACTTAGCAGACTTCCATCCCAAAATAACTGGCTTAACCGGCACCCACGATGAAATTCAAGATATCTGCAAAAAGTTCCGCGTTTACTTCTCCACACCAAAAGACGTTGATCCAGTCAAAGATGATTATCTAGTGGATCATTCTGTCTTTTTCTACTTGATGGACCCTAATGGACAATTCGTGGAAGTGTTTGGTCGCAATTCCACTGCCGAAGATATGGCTCGTGCTATCGGATCTTACGCTCtttcttggaaaaaagaaaataaaacttaa